The window AATTTAGTCCTTGTGATTGCTAGACCAAAATTTATTTATGAAACAGGAGTATTTGGCACATCTTGACCCTGCAATATTGTCATATTATACTCACATTTTCCCATTAACGTATTAGGATTTGACACTAAGATTACTCTGCCACCTTAAACTCATGCTATGTTCTTTGGCTTGGATTATTCTGAATGCTTCTCTTGAAAGTTCCATAGAGGCCATAATAATTCAATTTAGCATACTACTTCAGATGTAAAATTTGATTGGCTGACCAACAGCACCACAAGATGAATATTAACAACGAATTTTGTGTAAGCAAGTTTCCACATTATCTTTCTGTCTGAAATGTTTCCAGGTGGCTGCTTTAGCAATGGAAGACATGATAGACTGGATGCACGGAGGAGGTCAGGTAAGCTGGCTTTATGCTGCGTAGTCTTCTAACAATGTAATGTTTCTTCTGACCAGTTCCTATCGTGTGTAGGTTGGTATATTTGATGCAACAAACAGCACAAGGAAAAGAAGATATATGCTAATGAAGATGGCTGAAGGGAACTGCAAGGTATTTCGTAACATTTGGATTTACAGTAGACTTGGTTCGTTGACCTTTCTTCCGTGATTATCTTGAGCTAAAATTGATTCATGTGGATGAAAGTTATAACATATAATACTGTCACACCACTGACAGTTTGTGGGTCAGTCTAATTAATGTGCTTTTGTGCATTGGGTACATTTCTGTCATTTGTCATCTTGGACAATGCTTGCTAACTGGATGCACTTTCTGCAGATAATATTTCTGGAGACAATATGTAATGATCGAAACATAATCGAAAGGAATGTGCGCCTGAAAATTCAGCAAAGCCCTGATTATGCTGACCAGTTAGAAACCGACAAACCCTCAAAATTCGCCCTGTTCTACAAATACAATATGCATAACCTTATTTATGTGTAAAATTTTGTAGGCCAGATTATGAAGCTGGATTGCAGGACTTCCTTGAACGTTTGACAAATTATGAAAAGGTCTTAATGCTCTGCGAGTTATATTCTGTTCTAGTAGTGCACGTGTTGTCAAGTAAAGTTCTTGAGCTCTCTGAACTTTAATATTGAATCAAGTAGTATTCCTCTTGCAGGTCTACGAGCCAGTGCAGGAAGGCTCATATATCAAAATGATTGATATGGTAAAAGGGGAGGGTGGCCAGTTACAGGTAATAAAAATGATACTACTGGCTGTCTCCTATTCCTGTAAAAAGGGTGGCTAGGTTTCCAGTTATACCTTTAAGTGTTCTAAGGGTTGTTCCTCTTTATAACTGGGGAAACTAGGTTCTTTACATAAAACCGAGCATTTTGGTTGAGTTTTGTCATCGTGGGCTTTTAACTTTTGAAACTTGGCATTCTGAATTTGTTTCACTTGTTCCTTTGAATTTCTAACTTATTGCCACCTTGTACCAGGTGAACAATATCAGTGGCTATCTCCCTGGGCGTATTGTCTTTTTCTTGGTATGTACTTCAATGCTTAGTTTCTTACACTGTAAATAGTCGGAAGCAAGTATaatatcttcccatcatggaaatgcTTATATTTTGTGGTTGTTCGAAAGTTTATTTGGAGTGTTCCACAATTATTGGGTTAACAGTGGAGTGTCATTAGTGCACTTTAATTTGTGACACATCCTTCTTTAATATGCAACTGCAGGTGAATTCTCATCTTGCTCCTCGGCCTATTTTGCTTACCAGGCATGGTGAGAGTTTACACAATGTTAGAGGAAGAGTTGGTGGTGACACGGTGCTAAGGTTTGCTTCTCTAATCTGATACCTTTACATGATACTTTTATATGCTCAAGCCACCATTATTTAGTCATTGAAGTAACAGGCAAGTGGTAACATATATAGAAATTTTGATTATTTTCAAGAAAGCATGGGCAGAATCATTTCTCTTATGGGAATTAGCCTACTGTATTCACCTAACGAAGACCACTTCAACCTGCCTGATAATTATGCAGTGAAGACGGAGAGCTTTACTCAAAGAAACTAGCCAACTTTATTGAAAAGCGCCTCAAAAATGAGAAAACTGCAACTGTAAGTAATCCCCTTAAATTTAGTTACACTATTTTACAAGGGCAACTTAGTGTTGTCAGTATTTTACTTAAGAAATAGATGATGTCTGTGATCCTATCAAAGTGAGCTAACAGAATAAGATGCTTTCTTTTGTGGCTGTCATGTTGTTTAGATTTGGACTAGCACTCTACAGAGAACAATTTTGACAGCAACTCCAATTGTTGGATTCCCAAAGGTAGTTCCTTGAAAGTTTGTGAGTTCTCTTACAGACCTGTTGCTACCTATGTATACTGACATAGGTTCGACCTTGTAGATACAATGGCGTGCTCTTGATGAGATCAATTCTGGTGTATGTGATGGGATGACGTATGAAGAGATAAAGAAAATTATGCCTGAGGAATATGAGTATGTAGTAACATTTCTCTGTAATTTTTACAACAAGTGCTCTGGAATATCTTATTGGTAGTTTATGTACAGTGCCATGTCATTTTGTTAATTACCATGCTGCAAAGTTACATTGTTTTCCCTATTAATCATGCCATGCTAAAATGTAGAAGTTACATTAGATATTTAGACATATCTGAGTTGCTAAACTGAGCAGACCTGCATATTGCATTATTTCTTCCACAATATTTTGGCCTTTACATATTTATCGAATATATTTACATCCGAACACGCTGCTATAATGGTTTTCTAATGCATGCTGCAACTTGCAACCAGGTCACGTAAGAAGGACAAGCTGCGTTATCGGTACCCGCGTGGGGAGTCTTACCTTGACGTGATTCAGAGGTTAAACAATCTGCTGAATTATTCAGAATGCTGTGTAGTATTACTGGACTTTACAAAACATAAAACTGGGGGGGATCAGTTCTGTTATTACCTCCATCCTAACCAACGTGCTACACTGGTAACAATCCTCAGGTTGGAGCCTGTTATCATCGAGCTCGAACGCCAGCGAGCACCAGTGGTCGTTATATCCCACCAGGTAAATTGCTACCGTTGATGAAACTCTCTTGTGCAGAAGCGCTGATCTTAAAATGTCTGTCTTATTTATAGGCCGTATTGCGAGCGCTGTACTCGTATTTTGCCGACAGGCCTTTGAGGGAAGTTCCAGACATGGAGGTAACATGGCATTTTGATCTTCTCTTGTTGCATCAACGCTGTATCTGAAAACTGGCAAAAGCATTGCTAAACCAACCGAACACATTTCTAATGAACCTTAGATGCCACTCCATACCATAATCGAGATACAAATGGGCGTCACCGGTGTCGAGGAGAAGAGGTACAAGCTCATGGATTGAGAATCTGAGATACAGGTAGGCTCAGCACAACAGCAAGTTCCGGACTGGCTGCTCCAGATACAACCATACAGACAGTATATACATACAGTTAACTCAATACAGTAACCAGCTATTCATCTCTCCTCTCCGGACGGCGTGAAAGTAAAACTAACCCCTCCGGTGTAAAATATTCGACCGAAAACACCTACTGGTCATTGTAAAAAAACATATAGTACTAGTACC is drawn from Aegilops tauschii subsp. strangulata cultivar AL8/78 chromosome 1, Aet v6.0, whole genome shotgun sequence and contains these coding sequences:
- the LOC109778346 gene encoding 6-phosphofructo-2-kinase/fructose-2,6-bisphosphatase isoform X3, whose protein sequence is MGTSGSKGLDGVGGLGAAALAGGSGGGMGGDEGDGDGAVTGSWHGGAQLYVSLKMENARIIGDLVPHVYGSEPIIGSWEPARALAMERELASMWELSFVVPPDHETLDFKFLLKPKDAETPCIIEEGPTRLLTGGMLEGDVRLANFRLNGDDELLEFRVFNKADIVSPLDLAASWRVYKENFQPSKVRGIPDISINEAPTHATEDGSGSSLELDLEHYVVPTPTAPPTEYAANLAATPASLDQPETPWTNDMLLSDGIQSPRSAAADFKDDSYHNKAMPEAAGAVAAAAVADRLHGSKEDRKLAIVLVGLPARGKTFTAVKLTRYLRWLGHETKHFNVGKYRRLKHGANQSADFFRPDNQEGIEARNEVAALAMEDMIDWMHGGGQVGIFDATNSTRKRRYMLMKMAEGNCKIIFLETICNDRNIIERNVRLKIQQSPDYADQPDYEAGLQDFLERLTNYEKVYEPVQEGSYIKMIDMVKGEGGQLQVNNISGYLPGRIVFFLVNSHLAPRPILLTRHGESLHNVRGRVGGDTVLSEDGELYSKKLANFIEKRLKNEKTATIWTSTLQRTILTATPIVGFPKIQWRALDEINSGVCDGMTYEEIKKIMPEEYESRKKDKLRYRYPRGESYLDVIQRLNNLLNYSECCVVLLDFTKHKTGGDQFCYYLHPNQRATLVTILRLEPVIIELERQRAPVVVISHQAVLRALYSYFADRPLREVPDMEMPLHTIIEIQMGVTGVEEKRYKLMD